Proteins found in one Promicromonospora sukumoe genomic segment:
- a CDS encoding sensor histidine kinase, which yields MVTFRRSVWHEPRPADARPVGRLDWLLAGVFAAAALVEGIVRPGLAWRPVVTVLALALVPALLWRRSRPLLAVLVGWGVAGVLSVLQLTAHAGDLGLYSMIAVLILLYALVRWGSGREIVLGTAFVAVIVVLGMYATSAGWTDVFGGSVLLLLVVALAVVFRYRAALSHRQQREIRNQERVALARELHDTVAHHVSAIAVQAQAGGVVAGVQPEKAAEVLAAIESEASRTLAEMRSMVRVLREEEAVAYSPQLGVADLPALARADTNPTVEVTLNGSLTRLAPPVDTALYRLAQESLTNAVRHARSATRVGIDVRREGDIVRLRVSDDGQAEPGPVPEPGFGLLGMAERAQLLGGSFSAGPRPEGGWTVEAVLPVEVSA from the coding sequence GTGGTCACCTTCCGGCGCTCCGTCTGGCACGAGCCGCGGCCTGCTGACGCCCGACCCGTCGGTCGGCTCGACTGGCTGCTGGCGGGCGTGTTCGCGGCCGCCGCCCTGGTCGAGGGCATCGTTCGGCCGGGGCTGGCCTGGCGGCCCGTGGTGACGGTGCTCGCCCTGGCGCTGGTGCCCGCACTGCTCTGGCGGCGGAGTCGCCCCCTCCTGGCCGTTCTGGTCGGGTGGGGCGTCGCCGGGGTGCTCTCGGTCCTGCAGCTGACGGCGCACGCCGGGGACCTCGGCCTCTACTCCATGATCGCCGTCCTGATCCTGCTCTACGCCCTGGTGCGGTGGGGCTCGGGACGGGAGATCGTCCTGGGGACGGCGTTCGTGGCGGTCATCGTCGTGCTCGGGATGTACGCCACCTCCGCGGGCTGGACCGACGTCTTCGGCGGGAGCGTCCTCCTGCTGCTGGTCGTCGCCCTCGCGGTGGTGTTCCGCTACCGCGCGGCCCTCTCGCATCGTCAGCAGCGCGAGATCCGTAACCAGGAGCGGGTGGCGCTGGCGCGCGAGCTGCACGACACCGTGGCCCACCATGTCTCGGCCATCGCGGTGCAGGCGCAGGCCGGTGGCGTGGTCGCCGGTGTCCAGCCCGAGAAGGCTGCCGAGGTCCTGGCCGCGATCGAGTCCGAGGCCTCGCGAACCCTGGCGGAGATGAGATCCATGGTGCGGGTGCTGCGTGAGGAGGAAGCCGTCGCCTACTCACCGCAGCTCGGTGTCGCGGACCTGCCTGCTCTGGCGCGCGCCGACACCAATCCCACCGTCGAGGTCACGCTGAACGGCTCGTTGACCCGGCTGGCACCACCCGTGGACACCGCGCTCTACCGGCTCGCGCAGGAGTCACTGACTAACGCCGTACGTCACGCCCGGAGCGCGACCCGCGTCGGGATCGACGTCCGCCGGGAGGGCGACATCGTCAGGCTGCGGGTCAGCGACGACGGGCAGGCCGAGCCCGGGCCGGTCCCGGAGCCCGGGTTCGGCCTGCTGGGCATGGCCGAACGCGCCCAGCTCCTCGGCGGATCGTTCTCCGCGGGGCCCAGGCCCGAGGGCGGCTGGACGGTCGAGGCCGTGCTGCCAGTGGAGGTGTCGGCATGA
- a CDS encoding response regulator, whose product MSIRVVVADDQDLVRTGLVMILGAQPDVEVVGEAADGLAALDLATRLRPDVLLVDIRMPGIDGVEVTRRLAGQDVADPMAVVVITTFDLDEYVLGALRAGARGFLLKDAGPELLVQAIHAAADGDALIAPNVTRRLLASFADQAPAAPVQPIDPLTEREEEVLALVARGRTNAEIGAVLFVGLSTVKTHVASLMTKLGARNRVEVAMWAYDTRRVRADQPTRRRSDQG is encoded by the coding sequence ATGAGCATCCGTGTCGTCGTGGCCGACGACCAGGACCTCGTCCGGACCGGGCTGGTGATGATCCTCGGCGCGCAACCCGACGTCGAGGTCGTGGGGGAGGCAGCGGACGGGCTCGCAGCGCTCGACCTGGCGACCCGGCTGCGTCCCGACGTCCTCCTCGTCGACATCCGGATGCCCGGGATCGACGGCGTCGAGGTGACGCGGCGCCTGGCCGGGCAGGACGTGGCGGACCCGATGGCGGTCGTCGTGATCACCACCTTCGACCTCGACGAGTACGTCCTCGGCGCCCTACGCGCCGGCGCTCGCGGCTTCCTGCTCAAGGACGCCGGGCCGGAGCTCCTCGTCCAGGCCATCCACGCGGCGGCCGACGGGGACGCGCTGATCGCCCCCAACGTGACCCGCCGGCTGCTGGCGTCCTTCGCCGACCAGGCACCGGCGGCACCGGTCCAGCCCATCGACCCGCTCACCGAGCGTGAGGAGGAGGTGCTCGCGCTCGTGGCACGGGGCCGAACCAACGCCGAGATCGGCGCCGTGCTCTTCGTCGGCCTGAGCACGGTCAAGACCCACGTCGCGTCGTTGATGACCAAGCTCGGCGCCCGCAACCGCGTCGAGGTCGCGATGTGGGCGTACGACACCAGACGTGTGCGGGCGGATCAGCCGACACGCAGGCGTTCTGACCAAGGCTGA
- a CDS encoding DUF6326 family protein yields the protein MSTSQPTTTLEDPRIPVRAKLAAAWTSFMFLYAYVDILGFFTPGIVKDILAGRVYEFDLSQTFSTTALTLMAVPIFMVVLSMTLPARASRIANLVVAALYVPVTVFNVAGGFWLYFYGLGVVLELIVLALILRYAWTWPRTARSASLATGADREGVRARQRA from the coding sequence ATGAGCACATCGCAGCCCACCACCACGCTGGAAGACCCGCGCATCCCGGTGCGAGCAAAGCTCGCCGCGGCGTGGACCAGCTTCATGTTCCTGTACGCCTACGTGGACATTCTTGGCTTCTTCACGCCTGGCATCGTCAAGGACATCCTCGCCGGCCGGGTCTACGAGTTCGACCTCTCCCAGACCTTCTCGACGACGGCGCTGACCCTCATGGCCGTCCCGATCTTCATGGTCGTGCTGTCGATGACGCTGCCCGCCCGCGCGAGCCGCATCGCTAACCTCGTTGTGGCCGCGCTCTACGTCCCCGTCACGGTCTTCAACGTGGCGGGCGGGTTCTGGCTGTACTTCTACGGCCTCGGCGTCGTACTGGAACTGATCGTTCTCGCCCTCATCCTGCGATACGCCTGGACCTGGCCCCGCACCGCACGGTCGGCGAGCCTGGCAACCGGCGCGGACCGTGAAGGCGTTCGCGCCCGGCAGCGAGCGTGA
- a CDS encoding GNAT family N-acetyltransferase — translation MDMTLVRRGPVDDAALSALHARAFESPPGAVTPWSARLERHSLTWITAADPAGNLVGFVNVIGDGGVHAVLLDTVVEPGHQGQGIGRALVAEAAAAARDLGCEWLHVDFEADRAGFYLECCGFRTTAAGLMRLTDAAVSA, via the coding sequence ATGGACATGACCCTGGTGCGCCGAGGCCCGGTCGACGACGCCGCGCTCTCGGCCCTGCACGCTCGTGCGTTCGAGAGTCCTCCGGGGGCAGTGACACCGTGGTCCGCGCGGCTGGAGCGGCACAGCCTGACCTGGATCACGGCCGCTGATCCCGCAGGGAACCTGGTGGGGTTCGTCAATGTGATCGGTGACGGCGGGGTACACGCGGTGCTGCTGGACACGGTCGTCGAGCCCGGACACCAGGGGCAGGGGATCGGGCGTGCGCTGGTCGCGGAGGCTGCCGCGGCTGCGCGTGACCTGGGGTGCGAGTGGCTGCACGTCGACTTCGAGGCCGACCGGGCGGGCTTCTACCTGGAGTGCTGCGGCTTTCGGACGACGGCGGCCGGGCTGATGCGACTGACGGACGCCGCGGTCAGCGCGTGA